From one Paeniglutamicibacter psychrophenolicus genomic stretch:
- a CDS encoding GNAT family N-acetyltransferase, whose protein sequence is MKIRSEVPADRQGIRKLTISAFADPDSGREPGEAALLSELYACDGYLPEYSVVAEINGHLVGHAIATRGWLDGDIPLLGLGPVSVEPGHQKQGVGTALLAEIRNRAAKHGERAIVLLGSPEYYGRFGYGPAMAAGIIPSDPSWGDYFMVLNLSAMQLPKGNFRYAEPFGV, encoded by the coding sequence ATGAAGATTCGAAGCGAGGTGCCGGCCGACCGGCAAGGTATCCGCAAGTTGACGATCAGTGCCTTCGCCGACCCGGATTCCGGCAGGGAACCCGGGGAAGCGGCATTGCTTTCCGAGCTGTATGCCTGCGACGGATACCTGCCCGAGTACTCGGTGGTGGCAGAGATCAACGGCCACCTGGTGGGCCACGCGATTGCCACCCGGGGGTGGCTCGATGGAGACATCCCCCTGCTGGGACTTGGGCCCGTGTCGGTTGAACCCGGCCACCAAAAACAGGGTGTGGGCACGGCGCTGTTGGCCGAAATCCGGAACCGCGCCGCGAAGCATGGAGAGCGTGCCATCGTGCTGCTGGGCAGCCCCGAGTACTACGGGCGCTTTGGCTACGGCCCGGCCATGGCCGCGGGCATCATCCCCTCGGACCCGTCCTGGGGCGATTACTTCATGGTGCTGAACCTGTCGGCCATGCAGCTGCCGAAGGGCAACTTCCGCTACGCCGAACCATTCGGGGTCTGA
- a CDS encoding LLM class flavin-dependent oxidoreductase: protein MQFGIFSVSDITRDPTTGKTPSEAQRIKDIVAIAKKTEEVGMDVVAIGEHHNRPFFSSSPTTTLAYIAAQTEKIILSTATTLITTNDPVKIAEDFAMLQHLADGRVDLVLGRGNTAPVYPWFGKNMQDSVNLTIENYNLLRRLWDEDTVNWEGKFRTPLQNFTSTPRPLDDVAPFVWHGSIRTPQIAEIAAYYGDGFFANNIFWPKEHYMQLINLYRERYEHYGHGRADQAMVGLGGQFFIRKNSQDAKNEFRPYFNNAPVYGHGPSMEDFTDQTPLTVGSPQEMIEKTLTFQEAFGNYHRQLFLVDHAGLPVKTVLEQLDLFGEEVLPTLRKELEARKPADHPEAPTHANRVAARDAKLAATPAGSDNA, encoded by the coding sequence ATGCAGTTCGGAATTTTCTCGGTCAGCGACATCACCCGCGACCCCACCACCGGCAAGACCCCGTCCGAGGCCCAGCGCATCAAGGACATCGTGGCCATCGCCAAGAAGACCGAAGAGGTCGGCATGGATGTCGTCGCCATCGGCGAGCACCACAACCGCCCGTTCTTCTCGTCCTCCCCGACCACGACGCTGGCCTACATCGCGGCGCAGACCGAAAAGATCATCCTCTCCACCGCCACCACGTTGATCACCACCAACGACCCGGTGAAGATCGCCGAGGACTTCGCGATGCTCCAGCACCTGGCCGACGGCCGCGTGGACCTCGTGCTGGGCCGCGGCAACACCGCCCCGGTCTATCCATGGTTCGGCAAGAACATGCAGGACTCGGTGAACCTGACCATCGAAAACTACAACCTGCTGCGCCGCCTCTGGGACGAGGACACGGTGAACTGGGAGGGCAAGTTCCGCACCCCGCTGCAGAACTTCACCTCCACCCCGCGCCCGCTCGATGACGTGGCCCCCTTCGTCTGGCACGGCTCGATCCGCACCCCGCAGATCGCCGAGATCGCTGCCTACTACGGTGACGGGTTCTTCGCCAACAACATCTTCTGGCCGAAGGAGCACTACATGCAGCTGATCAATCTCTACCGCGAGCGCTACGAGCACTACGGCCACGGCCGCGCCGACCAGGCCATGGTGGGCCTGGGCGGGCAGTTCTTCATCCGCAAGAACTCGCAGGATGCCAAGAACGAGTTCCGTCCCTACTTCAACAACGCCCCGGTCTACGGCCACGGGCCGTCGATGGAGGACTTCACCGACCAGACCCCGCTGACCGTCGGCTCGCCGCAGGAAATGATCGAAAAGACCCTCACCTTCCAGGAGGCATTCGGCAACTACCACCGCCAGCTCTTCCTGGTCGACCACGCGGGCCTGCCGGTCAAGACCGTCCTGGAGCAGCTGGACCTCTTCGGCGAAGAGGTGCTGCCGACGCTGCGCAAGGAACTTGAAGCCCGCAAGCCGGCCGACCACCCCGAGGCACCCACCCACGCCAACCGCGTCGCCGCCCGCGATGCGAAGCTGGCCGCCACCCCCGCCGGGAGCGACAATGCCTAG
- a CDS encoding VC0807 family protein: MTRRQRKATGKQAQDTVLRAAGRLRGVLGTVAAIAVPPLLFYLLRHFGLSIYVSLVVVAVATGLPALLSLTRCGPKKHVITTYFSLASVAAVVLAFIPGSPQFLLARDALITAGTGIWFISTLRGARPLVYTLTKPIVEGRFHWPGGWETHWEQAPRFRRMWRISTVMWGCGFLLDAVLRVILAYLLEPDAVPAVTTAMYLATNLVLILLSNVFYIASGMLNPGSILFAPADG, encoded by the coding sequence ATGACACGACGGCAACGCAAGGCAACCGGCAAACAGGCCCAGGACACCGTGCTTCGGGCCGCAGGCCGCTTGCGCGGTGTCCTGGGCACGGTCGCTGCCATTGCCGTTCCGCCGCTGTTGTTCTATCTCCTGCGTCATTTCGGGTTGTCCATCTACGTGTCGCTGGTGGTGGTCGCGGTTGCCACCGGATTGCCTGCCCTGCTCTCGCTCACCCGGTGCGGTCCGAAGAAGCACGTGATAACCACCTACTTTTCGCTCGCCTCCGTTGCCGCCGTCGTTTTGGCGTTCATTCCGGGCAGCCCGCAATTCCTGCTGGCCCGCGACGCGCTGATCACCGCAGGAACCGGCATCTGGTTCATCTCGACGCTGCGCGGTGCACGACCCCTGGTCTATACGTTGACCAAGCCCATCGTTGAGGGCCGCTTTCATTGGCCCGGTGGCTGGGAAACCCATTGGGAGCAGGCACCGCGTTTCCGGCGCATGTGGCGCATCTCCACAGTCATGTGGGGGTGCGGATTCCTGCTTGACGCGGTGCTGCGCGTGATCCTGGCCTACTTGTTGGAACCCGATGCGGTGCCCGCGGTGACCACCGCGATGTACCTGGCGACAAACCTCGTCTTGATCCTGCTGAGCAACGTCTTCTACATCGCCTCGGGAATGCTCAATCCCGGCTCCATTCTCTTTGCCCCGGCCGATGGTTAG
- a CDS encoding MarR family winged helix-turn-helix transcriptional regulator gives MPSPASLRSSNAAWESLFRAQVTVMREIQKLPEFKELSTREYDVLFNLSRCEAGTSRLKDLNQHLLISQPSLSRMAERLEAKGLVTRQPDPTDQRAVLFTLTEEGARLQKAIGREHVKGIHALIGTALSTEEFATLQELSNKLRLHMEAR, from the coding sequence ATGCCTAGCCCGGCCTCGCTGCGCTCCTCCAACGCCGCCTGGGAGTCACTGTTCCGGGCACAGGTGACGGTGATGCGAGAGATCCAGAAGCTGCCGGAGTTCAAGGAACTCAGCACCCGGGAATACGACGTGCTCTTCAACCTCTCGCGCTGCGAGGCCGGGACCAGCCGTCTCAAGGACCTGAACCAGCACCTGCTGATTTCCCAGCCAAGCCTCAGCCGCATGGCCGAGCGACTGGAAGCAAAGGGCCTGGTCACCCGCCAGCCGGATCCCACGGACCAGCGGGCGGTGCTCTTCACACTCACGGAAGAGGGCGCCCGACTTCAGAAGGCGATCGGACGCGAGCATGTCAAGGGCATCCACGCCCTGATCGGCACCGCGCTGAGCACCGAGGAATTCGCGACGCTCCAGGAATTGTCGAACAAGTTGCGCCTCCACATGGAAGCGCGTTAG
- a CDS encoding ABC transporter permease yields the protein MSGFKATQGETMRQAPMKQSEGPRPGFGAAVAFEFTKLWAVRSTRITLGVALAAQLAMAWLLGFSAWASGENGYESAMPAPFMALACLQLAQLFIATLAALAITSEYSNGTIISSLQAVPVRSRLLGAKAAVLGIVGLVSGVVLVGTGTLVAALAAGTYGAFTVSDMLLALSGGGVYLGMLALVMLGIGALLRSTAGAITGAFVLLFGLPQILPLFTVDWVQRVVGYLPTTAGQVLGTGAVEPYGAATAITVLVAWAGVLLGAGMWVFTRRDA from the coding sequence ATGAGCGGGTTCAAGGCGACGCAGGGGGAAACCATGAGGCAGGCACCGATGAAGCAGTCGGAGGGCCCGCGTCCCGGGTTCGGGGCGGCGGTGGCGTTCGAGTTCACGAAGCTGTGGGCGGTGCGCTCCACCCGCATCACGCTGGGCGTGGCCCTGGCCGCGCAGCTGGCGATGGCCTGGCTGCTCGGGTTCTCCGCGTGGGCCAGCGGGGAAAACGGCTACGAGTCGGCGATGCCCGCACCGTTCATGGCGCTGGCCTGCCTGCAGCTGGCCCAGCTGTTCATCGCCACGCTCGCGGCGCTGGCGATCACCTCGGAGTATTCGAACGGGACGATCATTTCCTCGCTGCAGGCCGTGCCGGTGCGCTCCCGGCTGCTCGGTGCCAAGGCCGCGGTGCTGGGCATCGTCGGGCTGGTAAGCGGCGTGGTGCTGGTGGGCACCGGGACGCTGGTGGCGGCGCTGGCGGCCGGGACGTATGGCGCCTTCACGGTGTCGGACATGCTGCTCGCGCTGTCCGGGGGCGGGGTGTACCTGGGGATGCTGGCCCTGGTGATGCTGGGTATCGGGGCGCTGCTGCGCAGCACCGCCGGGGCGATCACCGGCGCGTTCGTGCTGCTCTTCGGGCTGCCGCAGATCCTGCCGCTGTTCACCGTCGACTGGGTGCAGCGCGTCGTGGGCTACCTGCCGACGACGGCCGGGCAGGTGCTGGGCACCGGGGCGGTGGAACCCTACGGCGCGGCGACGGCGATCACCGTGCTGGTGGCGTGGGCAGGTGTGCTGCTGGGTGCCGGGATGTGGGTGTTTACGCGCCGGGATGCCTGA
- a CDS encoding MFS transporter, with protein MDTPLSANEDPAQAQPVRWSAVAGIVGFLAIVELTSGILQGYYTPLMTDIARHLGIHDADVNWFEAAQLMVSALAVPLLASLGDIFGHKKMLLLSAVVTAIASWAVVFSGSFTTFLIAWAFQGFYAVWLPLEIAIVFSRARKLGVPGPMTRRAAGLLVGALEFGVIGGALAGGALIGVFDGNIALTMAIPAVATTACIFAVAFGVPDDGDRNGAKIDSGGFAYLAIGLLLLTSGLSFLRINGPSSPLVWACLVLGLVVLYVFYRHENKQDDPLIDFTVLFARSMWPVQLTAGLFGVSVLGAQIPMSTFARTDPGVNGYGLGLSASGVSVIIGAYVLALLIGALLFPVAARWAGTRMTLVAASALVGIGYLLFLPLHDSLAQVLANMMIAGIGSGALVAALPAAAAAAAPFNRTGMATGLTNAIKTVGGSFASAIFGLALIGQVAGAVSDGAGENFAAPLAGYMIVWAICGGTATVCALALFAVPRDALEDVHHA; from the coding sequence ATGGACACCCCGCTTTCCGCAAACGAGGATCCGGCCCAGGCCCAACCGGTGCGCTGGAGCGCGGTGGCCGGGATCGTCGGGTTCCTGGCCATCGTCGAGCTGACCAGCGGCATCCTGCAGGGCTACTACACGCCGCTGATGACCGACATCGCCCGCCATCTGGGCATCCACGACGCCGACGTGAACTGGTTCGAGGCCGCCCAGCTGATGGTCTCCGCGCTCGCTGTGCCGCTGCTGGCATCGCTGGGGGACATCTTCGGGCACAAGAAGATGCTGCTGCTCTCGGCCGTCGTCACCGCCATCGCCTCCTGGGCCGTGGTGTTCTCCGGGTCCTTCACCACCTTCCTGATCGCCTGGGCCTTCCAGGGCTTTTACGCGGTGTGGCTGCCGCTGGAAATCGCGATCGTTTTCTCCCGCGCCCGCAAGCTCGGTGTGCCGGGGCCGATGACCCGGCGGGCCGCGGGGCTGCTGGTCGGGGCGCTCGAGTTCGGGGTGATCGGCGGGGCGTTGGCCGGCGGCGCCTTGATCGGGGTGTTCGACGGGAACATCGCGCTGACCATGGCCATCCCCGCCGTCGCCACCACCGCGTGCATCTTCGCCGTGGCCTTCGGTGTGCCCGACGACGGGGACCGCAACGGGGCGAAGATCGATTCCGGTGGATTCGCCTACCTGGCCATCGGCCTGCTGCTGCTCACCAGCGGGCTGAGCTTCCTGCGGATCAACGGGCCTTCCAGCCCGCTGGTGTGGGCGTGCCTGGTGCTGGGACTGGTGGTGCTCTACGTCTTCTACCGCCATGAGAACAAGCAGGACGATCCGCTGATCGATTTCACGGTGCTCTTCGCCCGGTCCATGTGGCCGGTGCAGTTGACCGCAGGGCTCTTCGGCGTCTCGGTGCTCGGCGCGCAGATCCCGATGAGCACCTTTGCCCGCACGGACCCGGGCGTGAACGGCTACGGCCTGGGCCTGAGTGCCTCCGGGGTCTCGGTCATCATCGGCGCCTACGTGCTGGCACTGCTCATTGGTGCACTGCTCTTCCCCGTCGCCGCCCGCTGGGCCGGAACCCGGATGACCCTTGTCGCCGCCAGCGCCCTGGTAGGGATCGGCTACCTGCTCTTCCTGCCGTTGCACGATTCGCTGGCACAGGTGCTGGCGAACATGATGATTGCCGGAATCGGCTCCGGCGCCCTTGTCGCCGCCCTGCCCGCGGCGGCGGCCGCCGCCGCGCCGTTCAACCGAACTGGCATGGCCACGGGGCTGACCAACGCGATCAAGACCGTTGGCGGGTCCTTCGCCTCGGCCATCTTCGGGCTGGCGCTCATCGGGCAGGTGGCCGGTGCGGTCTCGGACGGGGCGGGCGAGAACTTCGCGGCGCCACTGGCCGGGTACATGATTGTCTGGGCGATCTGCGGCGGCACCGCGACCGTGTGTGCGCTGGCCCTGTTCGCGGTGCCGCGCGATGCGCTGGAGGACGTCCACCACGCCTGA
- a CDS encoding pyridoxamine 5'-phosphate oxidase family protein gives MEENQTHTDVEKLESNQCLELLRAVSLGHLAVSHDDMPQIFPVNFTVDHGTVVFRTGEGTKLKTLRAQPQVAFQADGVNQETGIAWSVMIQGKAELFGGIEETLDSFNLMLFPWESGPKDQFVRIVPASMTGRRFKVADPLTWWKHMRHG, from the coding sequence ATGGAAGAGAACCAGACTCATACGGACGTCGAGAAACTCGAATCTAACCAGTGCCTGGAACTGCTGCGGGCGGTTTCACTCGGCCATCTGGCCGTCAGCCACGATGACATGCCGCAGATCTTCCCGGTCAACTTCACCGTCGACCACGGGACCGTGGTGTTCCGCACCGGGGAGGGCACCAAGCTCAAGACGCTGCGGGCCCAGCCCCAGGTCGCGTTCCAGGCCGACGGCGTCAACCAGGAGACCGGCATCGCCTGGTCGGTCATGATCCAGGGCAAGGCCGAGCTCTTCGGCGGCATCGAGGAAACCCTGGACTCCTTCAACCTGATGCTCTTCCCGTGGGAGTCGGGCCCCAAGGACCAGTTCGTGCGCATCGTCCCGGCCTCGATGACGGGCCGGCGCTTCAAGGTCGCCGACCCGCTGACCTGGTGGAAGCACATGCGCCACGGCTAG
- a CDS encoding SPW repeat domain-containing protein: MKRWTAWQNWVAVAAGLYTVLAMTWTTAVGSSNAYMLTGGVVLIVIGVINLAAPGMPVAEWVQLVVAALVVASPWMGSFATDMPAVAWHTWIPGVVALIASIMAIQPAMKVYHEHHPIGSH; the protein is encoded by the coding sequence ATGAAGCGATGGACTGCATGGCAAAATTGGGTCGCCGTGGCTGCAGGCCTGTACACGGTCTTGGCCATGACGTGGACCACGGCAGTGGGATCCTCGAATGCGTACATGCTGACCGGCGGCGTTGTCTTGATTGTCATCGGCGTGATCAACTTGGCGGCTCCGGGTATGCCCGTGGCCGAATGGGTGCAGCTGGTTGTGGCCGCACTCGTTGTCGCATCTCCCTGGATGGGCAGCTTCGCCACGGATATGCCGGCCGTGGCATGGCATACCTGGATCCCGGGTGTTGTGGCACTGATTGCCTCGATCATGGCAATTCAGCCCGCGATGAAGGTCTACCACGAGCATCATCCAATCGGCTCGCACTAG
- a CDS encoding ATP-binding cassette domain-containing protein translates to MITLEDLSKDFGSVRAVDSLSVEVAPGKVTGFLGPNGAGKTTTMRMLLGLDAPSSGRALVNGVGYAKLAAPLRTVGALLEPRTGHRGQRADSHLRGLARSNRIPVARVDAVLQEVGLGEAGKRRIGTFSLGMRQRLGIAAALLGEPEVLVFDEPVNGLDADGVAWIRDLMRANAAAGATVFVSSHLMSEMQSTADHLVVIGRGKLLADESMDAVLAASAQTAVVVSSPQAGVLAAGLERAGYAVAVAGHESLRVTGATTQEVGGVAHSLGVRINELGLRRASLEQAYTELTAQSLDFVPTRIGEEL, encoded by the coding sequence GTGATCACGCTGGAGGACCTGAGCAAGGATTTCGGGTCGGTCAGGGCCGTGGATTCGCTGAGCGTCGAGGTGGCACCGGGGAAGGTCACCGGGTTCCTGGGGCCCAACGGAGCGGGGAAAACCACCACGATGCGGATGCTGCTGGGCCTCGATGCCCCGAGCTCCGGCCGGGCGCTGGTCAACGGGGTCGGTTATGCGAAGCTGGCCGCGCCGCTGCGCACCGTCGGTGCGCTGCTCGAGCCGCGCACCGGGCACCGCGGGCAACGTGCCGATTCCCACCTGCGGGGACTGGCACGCAGCAACCGGATCCCGGTGGCCCGCGTGGATGCGGTGCTTCAGGAGGTCGGGCTGGGGGAGGCCGGGAAGCGGCGCATCGGCACGTTTTCGCTGGGCATGCGCCAGCGCCTGGGCATTGCCGCGGCGCTGCTGGGCGAACCGGAGGTGCTGGTGTTCGACGAACCGGTCAACGGGCTGGACGCCGACGGGGTCGCCTGGATCCGCGACCTGATGCGGGCCAATGCAGCGGCCGGGGCGACGGTGTTCGTCTCCAGCCACCTGATGAGCGAGATGCAGTCCACCGCGGACCACCTGGTGGTGATCGGGCGCGGGAAGCTGCTGGCCGACGAATCGATGGACGCGGTGCTGGCCGCCAGCGCGCAGACAGCCGTCGTCGTCTCCTCCCCGCAGGCCGGGGTGCTGGCGGCAGGCTTGGAGCGCGCCGGGTACGCCGTGGCGGTGGCGGGGCACGAATCGCTGCGGGTCACCGGTGCCACGACGCAGGAGGTCGGCGGCGTCGCGCATTCCCTGGGCGTGCGGATCAACGAGTTGGGCCTGCGGCGGGCCTCGCTGGAACAGGCCTACACGGAGCTGACGGCCCAGTCCCTGGACTTCGTGCCGACACGGATCGGGGAGGAATTATGA
- a CDS encoding DUF4287 domain-containing protein yields the protein MSESAKGPKSYFPSIETKYGHPIGHWMELLDQVAGQKHLEQVNWLKTEHGIGHGHANALVHVYRAEHQA from the coding sequence ATGAGCGAATCCGCCAAAGGCCCCAAATCCTATTTCCCGTCGATCGAGACAAAGTACGGCCACCCCATTGGCCATTGGATGGAACTGCTGGACCAGGTGGCGGGCCAAAAGCACCTGGAGCAGGTGAACTGGCTCAAAACCGAACACGGGATCGGCCACGGCCATGCCAATGCCTTGGTCCATGTCTACCGGGCCGAACACCAGGCATAG